One segment of Amycolatopsis alba DSM 44262 DNA contains the following:
- a CDS encoding D-alanyl-D-alanine carboxypeptidase family protein has product MHSAISRSLMVLVSGVLALAVTPVATAAPKPPAQAQPCANKTTPPAPIDTSEKPRPGEAVPAPLPVPPVPVGGDRMAECGLVLPKRALNPPDGDTSASWVLQDLENGDVIAAKDPHARQRPASLIKVLLGLVVVTELPPEKVIVPTKEDAEQECTCVGIAAGGQYTVDQLLHGLLMHSGNDAAHALSTVLGGVDATVAKMNALAARIGATDTRAATPSGLDGPGMSTSAYDMSLIFHYAMKKPEFAQVVKTKSFEIPPIAGKPVITIYNDNKLLGSYPGFIGGKTGFTDDARHTYVGGALQNGHRVAVVMLRAEQRPTRVVEQAAKLLDYGIALREAKAEPVGRIEYKATEAVDAGQASATPNADGTSNSGAAAAAEDPFGVTGWIITLVVFLIIVASFVIGHQRKKAMAGE; this is encoded by the coding sequence GTGCACAGCGCTATCTCCCGGTCGCTCATGGTCCTCGTTTCCGGTGTGCTCGCCCTCGCGGTGACGCCGGTGGCCACAGCCGCGCCGAAGCCACCAGCCCAGGCGCAGCCGTGCGCGAACAAGACGACGCCTCCCGCGCCGATCGACACCTCGGAGAAGCCACGCCCCGGCGAGGCCGTGCCGGCGCCGTTGCCGGTTCCGCCGGTTCCGGTGGGCGGCGACCGGATGGCCGAATGCGGTCTCGTGCTCCCGAAGCGCGCGCTGAACCCGCCGGACGGCGACACCTCCGCGTCCTGGGTGCTGCAGGACCTGGAGAACGGCGACGTCATCGCCGCGAAGGATCCGCACGCCCGTCAGCGGCCGGCGTCGCTGATCAAGGTGCTGCTCGGGCTGGTCGTGGTCACCGAGCTCCCGCCGGAGAAGGTCATCGTCCCGACCAAGGAGGACGCCGAGCAGGAGTGCACCTGTGTCGGCATCGCCGCCGGCGGTCAGTACACAGTGGACCAGCTGCTGCACGGGCTGCTGATGCACTCCGGCAACGACGCGGCGCACGCGCTGTCCACCGTGCTCGGCGGTGTCGACGCCACGGTCGCGAAGATGAACGCGCTGGCCGCCCGCATCGGCGCCACGGACACCCGCGCCGCGACCCCGTCCGGGCTCGACGGCCCCGGCATGTCGACGTCGGCCTACGACATGAGCCTGATCTTCCACTACGCGATGAAGAAGCCGGAATTCGCGCAGGTGGTCAAGACCAAGAGCTTCGAGATCCCGCCCATCGCGGGAAAGCCGGTCATCACGATCTACAACGACAACAAGCTCCTCGGCTCCTACCCCGGATTCATCGGCGGGAAGACCGGCTTCACCGACGACGCGCGGCACACCTACGTCGGCGGCGCACTCCAGAACGGGCACCGGGTCGCGGTCGTGATGCTCCGTGCCGAACAGCGCCCGACGCGGGTCGTCGAACAGGCCGCGAAACTCCTCGACTACGGCATCGCGCTGCGCGAGGCCAAAGCCGAACCGGTCGGGCGTATCGAATACAAGGCGACGGAGGCCGTGGACGCGGGTCAGGCGTCGGCCACGCCGAACGCTGACGGCACGTCGAACAGCGGCGCCGCGGCGGCGGCCGAAGATCCGTTCGGGGTGACCGGCTGGATCATCACGCTGGTGGTCTTCCTGATCATCGTGGCGTCCTTCGTCATCGGTCACCAGCGCAAGAAGGCCATGGCGGGCGAGTAG
- a CDS encoding SCO4848 family membrane protein, with protein MRISRGTSMFLLGFGVWSWIIWITFAKNLWDSDRAWAADGSPTAYFIVHAVLTVVSFVLGTIIGLIGLRTLRGAKSRDAEKADA; from the coding sequence ATGCGCATTTCGCGAGGTACTTCGATGTTCCTGCTGGGTTTCGGCGTGTGGTCGTGGATCATCTGGATCACGTTCGCCAAGAACCTCTGGGACAGCGACCGCGCCTGGGCCGCCGACGGCTCGCCCACCGCCTACTTCATCGTGCACGCCGTGCTGACGGTCGTCTCGTTCGTGCTCGGCACCATCATCGGCCTGATCGGTCTGCGCACGCTTCGTGGCGCCAAGTCACGGGACGCGGAAAAGGCTGACGCCTGA
- a CDS encoding S8 family peptidase — MSRIRRLLVPALVAAAAGSVFAAPSASAAPAPQCDTASAPFNYVVLYNPRTPERKVDTELRAKCGEKVAYYPEIGVAVATSRNADFQAKIGVFRAYSGGRDVAFPPAASARSTRSAVVDTKESEETTSVAAEDDLSAQQWDMRAIQAPEANKVSGGSRSVTVGVLDSGIEPTHPALKAAIDPKTSAGCNTGAPDTTPAAWAPTNSDHGTHVAGTIAGKDAARGFTGIAPGVKLASVKVVNDDGLILPEAAVCGFMWAAKHRFPVTNNSYYIDPGMFYCTKEPGDAAAFEAVRRAVTYSTGRGVLNVAAAGNSGFDPDKQTTDPNRPHPVDQSCGILPKAIDGVVNVSSIGYAGTKSSFSNYGDDVSVTAPGGDRAQLPPAGQGAGCPLSTIFNGAYGTKCGTSMASPHVAGVAALLASRFRHAPPVALRWLLEHQADAVPCGTAAPVCEGPAKDNSYYGHGRVNALDAVK; from the coding sequence ATGTCCCGGATCAGACGCCTGCTCGTCCCCGCGCTCGTCGCGGCGGCAGCGGGAAGTGTCTTCGCGGCCCCGTCGGCGAGCGCGGCGCCCGCGCCGCAGTGCGACACCGCGAGCGCGCCGTTCAACTACGTGGTGCTCTACAACCCGCGTACCCCGGAGCGCAAGGTCGACACCGAGCTGCGCGCCAAGTGCGGCGAGAAGGTCGCGTACTACCCCGAGATCGGGGTCGCGGTGGCGACCTCGCGCAACGCCGACTTCCAGGCGAAGATCGGCGTCTTCCGCGCCTATTCGGGCGGCCGTGACGTGGCGTTCCCGCCCGCGGCCTCGGCCCGTTCGACCCGCTCCGCCGTGGTCGACACCAAGGAAAGCGAAGAGACCACCAGCGTCGCCGCCGAAGACGACCTGTCGGCCCAGCAGTGGGACATGCGGGCGATCCAGGCTCCCGAGGCGAACAAGGTCTCCGGTGGCAGCCGCTCGGTGACCGTCGGCGTGCTGGACTCGGGCATCGAGCCCACCCACCCCGCGCTGAAGGCGGCCATCGACCCGAAGACGTCCGCGGGTTGCAACACGGGCGCGCCTGACACGACGCCCGCCGCCTGGGCGCCCACGAACTCCGACCACGGCACGCACGTCGCCGGCACCATCGCGGGCAAGGACGCCGCGCGCGGCTTCACGGGCATCGCGCCCGGCGTCAAGCTGGCGTCGGTGAAGGTCGTGAACGACGACGGCCTGATCCTCCCCGAAGCCGCCGTGTGCGGGTTCATGTGGGCGGCGAAGCACCGCTTCCCGGTCACGAACAACAGCTACTACATCGACCCTGGCATGTTCTACTGCACGAAGGAGCCGGGCGACGCTGCCGCGTTCGAGGCCGTCCGCCGCGCGGTGACCTACTCGACCGGCCGTGGCGTGCTGAACGTCGCCGCCGCAGGCAACAGCGGCTTCGACCCGGACAAGCAGACCACCGACCCGAACCGGCCGCACCCGGTCGACCAGAGCTGCGGCATCCTGCCCAAGGCCATCGACGGCGTCGTCAACGTCTCGTCCATCGGCTACGCGGGCACGAAGTCGTCGTTCAGCAACTACGGTGACGACGTTTCGGTCACCGCCCCCGGCGGCGACCGCGCCCAGCTGCCGCCCGCTGGTCAGGGTGCGGGCTGCCCGCTGTCGACGATCTTCAACGGTGCGTACGGCACCAAGTGCGGCACCTCGATGGCGTCCCCGCACGTCGCCGGCGTCGCCGCGCTGCTGGCGTCCCGTTTCCGTCACGCGCCGCCCGTGGCGCTGAGGTGGCTGCTCGAACACCAGGCGGACGCGGTTCCCTGCGGAACCGCGGCGCCGGTCTGTGAAGGCCCGGCGAAGGACAACTCGTACTACGGGCACGGCCGCGTCAACGCCCTGGACGCGGTGAAGTAA
- a CDS encoding M14 family zinc carboxypeptidase: MSVFGRLVPVMVGLAVLPLVSAPAAVAAPVQACSEEPRELPVNEFTDYREMVRELGRLERVSKGRVAVEEAGRSNHGRVIHRATVGTGPKVFVVSSEIHGNEKTGTDALLRILDYLGTSESRDAERLRKTITFVAVPKLNPDGAELDRRGNDLSLAEVQQKFPQLKDRPPAWNYLSDVIQGDDYRKRPGFDVNRDFNPELNYVPRAEDFPGAPDQPGWFITPEARALRSVYVGLAKQRGKVPDVYVDLHHQGACVRQEGSNRLLDVGIDYPPLPDKFFEPGQKYAKYRDVYTKDESRQLAISGFTGMTSRGFVGARYPHAADRDLPGQARCSFALNGTGTVLFEVRGQTQTLGQQYREHFTRAVMAGLYNMLRDVSTGAVGDIDPEGFDLLPGTAESAARTLE, from the coding sequence ATGTCGGTGTTCGGTCGGTTGGTTCCCGTGATGGTGGGCTTGGCGGTACTCCCGCTCGTCAGCGCACCCGCCGCGGTGGCGGCGCCCGTCCAGGCTTGCAGCGAGGAGCCGCGGGAACTGCCCGTCAACGAGTTCACCGACTATCGCGAGATGGTGCGGGAACTCGGCAGGCTCGAACGCGTGAGCAAGGGGCGGGTGGCGGTCGAGGAGGCCGGGCGGTCCAACCACGGCCGGGTGATCCACCGGGCGACCGTCGGGACCGGGCCGAAGGTCTTCGTGGTCTCCAGCGAGATCCACGGGAACGAGAAGACGGGCACCGACGCGCTTCTGCGCATCCTCGACTATCTCGGCACGTCGGAGTCGCGGGACGCCGAGCGGCTGCGGAAGACCATCACGTTCGTCGCGGTGCCGAAGCTGAACCCGGACGGCGCCGAACTCGACCGGCGCGGCAACGACCTGTCCTTGGCCGAGGTGCAGCAGAAGTTCCCCCAGCTCAAGGACCGCCCGCCCGCCTGGAACTACCTCAGCGACGTCATCCAGGGCGACGACTACCGGAAGCGCCCCGGCTTCGACGTCAACCGCGACTTCAATCCGGAGCTGAACTACGTCCCGCGCGCGGAAGACTTCCCCGGCGCGCCCGATCAGCCGGGGTGGTTCATCACGCCCGAGGCGCGGGCCTTGCGCTCGGTGTACGTCGGGCTGGCCAAGCAGCGCGGGAAGGTGCCCGACGTCTACGTCGATCTGCACCACCAGGGTGCGTGCGTCCGGCAGGAAGGCAGCAACCGGCTCCTCGACGTCGGCATCGACTATCCGCCGCTGCCCGACAAGTTCTTCGAACCCGGCCAGAAATATGCGAAGTACCGCGATGTGTACACAAAGGACGAATCACGGCAGCTGGCGATCAGCGGGTTCACCGGGATGACGTCGCGCGGGTTCGTCGGGGCGCGCTATCCGCATGCCGCGGATCGCGATCTGCCGGGGCAGGCGCGGTGCTCGTTCGCTCTGAACGGGACGGGGACGGTGCTGTTCGAGGTGCGCGGGCAGACGCAGACGCTCGGGCAGCAGTACCGGGAGCACTTCACGCGTGCGGTGATGGCGGGGCTGTACAACATGCTGCGGGACGTGAGCACGGGTGCCGTCGGCGATATCGATCCGGAGGGTTTCGACCTGCTGCCCGGCACCGCCGAGTCGGCCGCTCGCACCCTCGAGTAG
- a CDS encoding succinate dehydrogenase iron-sulfur subunit: MTTATPEKSEAVSSDHTPITVTLKILRFNPEVDTEPHWESYDVPAQRTDRLLNLLFYVKDYIDGTFSFRRSCAHGVCGSDAMQINGINRLACKVLMKDLLSQDGKKTTITIAPIKGLTTLKDLYVDMDPFFEAYRAVKPYLIAYGNEPTRERIQSQADRDRFDDTTKCILCACCTSSCPVYWNDGSYFGPAAIVNAHRFIFDSRDEGAEERLDILNDSEGVWRCRTTFNCTDACPRGIQVTKAIQEVKRALLFKRV, encoded by the coding sequence ATGACCACGGCCACCCCCGAGAAGTCGGAGGCCGTGTCCTCCGACCACACGCCGATCACCGTCACGCTGAAGATCCTGCGGTTCAACCCCGAGGTCGACACCGAGCCGCACTGGGAGTCCTACGACGTCCCGGCGCAGCGCACCGACCGGCTGCTGAACCTGCTGTTCTACGTGAAGGACTACATCGACGGGACGTTCTCGTTCCGCCGCTCGTGCGCGCACGGCGTCTGCGGGTCCGACGCGATGCAGATCAACGGCATCAACCGGCTGGCGTGCAAGGTCCTGATGAAGGATCTGCTGTCGCAGGACGGCAAGAAGACGACCATCACCATCGCGCCGATCAAGGGTCTGACCACGCTCAAGGACCTTTACGTCGACATGGACCCGTTCTTCGAGGCGTACCGTGCGGTGAAGCCGTACCTGATCGCCTACGGGAACGAGCCCACGCGCGAGCGGATCCAGTCGCAGGCCGACCGCGACCGGTTCGACGACACGACCAAGTGCATCCTGTGCGCCTGCTGCACGTCCTCGTGCCCGGTGTATTGGAACGACGGCTCGTACTTCGGCCCGGCCGCGATCGTCAACGCGCACCGGTTCATCTTCGACTCGCGTGACGAAGGCGCCGAAGAGCGGCTCGACATCCTGAACGACTCCGAGGGCGTCTGGCGCTGCCGCACGACCTTCAACTGCACCGACGCCTGCCCGCGCGGCATCCAGGTCACCAAAGCAATCCAAGAGGTCAAGCGCGCCCTGCTCTTCAAGCGCGTCTAA
- the sdhA gene encoding succinate dehydrogenase flavoprotein subunit → MQFHKYDVVIVGAGGAGMRAAIESGQRTRTAVLTKLYPTRSHTGAAQGGMCAALANVEEDNWEWHTFDTIKGGDYLVDQDAAEIMAKEAIDAVLDLEKMGLPFNRTPEGKIDQRRFGGHTRDHGKAAVRRACYAADRTGHMILQTLYQNCVKHGTEFYNEFYVLDLVLTPDENGNPVASGVVAYELATGELHVFQAKSIVFATGGAGKIFKTTSNAHTLTGDGLGIIFRKGLPLEDMEFFQFHPTGLAGLGILISEAVRGEGGILRNADGERFMERYAPTIKDLAPRDIVARSMVQEVLQGRGCGPNKDYVVLDVTHIPEETLNAKLPDIMEFSRTYLGVDPVTEPVPVFPTCHYVMGGIPTNIHGEALRDNENVIPGLYAAGEVACVSVHGSNRLGTNSLLDINVFGRRAGIAAAEYALAHDFVELPENPTTVVENQLSLLLSEHGDERVADIRTELQKTMDSHASVYRTEDTLKQALTDVQALKERYERITVSDKGKRYNTDVLEAVELGFLLELAEVLVVGALARKESRGGHAREDYPNRDDTNFMRHTMAYKEGDGLSADVRLDYKPVTFTRYEPMERKY, encoded by the coding sequence ATGCAGTTCCACAAGTACGACGTGGTGATCGTCGGCGCCGGTGGCGCCGGCATGCGCGCGGCCATCGAATCCGGCCAGCGCACGCGCACCGCGGTCCTCACCAAGCTCTACCCGACGCGTTCGCACACCGGCGCCGCCCAGGGCGGTATGTGCGCCGCGCTGGCGAACGTCGAAGAGGACAACTGGGAGTGGCACACCTTCGACACGATCAAGGGCGGCGACTACCTGGTCGACCAGGACGCCGCCGAGATCATGGCGAAGGAAGCCATCGACGCGGTCCTCGACCTCGAGAAGATGGGCCTGCCGTTCAACCGGACGCCCGAAGGCAAGATCGACCAGCGCCGCTTCGGCGGGCACACCCGTGACCACGGCAAGGCCGCGGTGCGCCGCGCCTGCTACGCCGCGGACCGCACCGGGCACATGATCCTGCAGACGCTGTACCAAAACTGCGTCAAGCACGGCACCGAGTTCTACAACGAGTTCTACGTGCTCGACCTGGTGCTCACCCCGGACGAGAACGGCAACCCGGTCGCCTCCGGCGTCGTCGCCTACGAGCTGGCCACCGGCGAGCTGCACGTTTTCCAGGCGAAGTCGATCGTGTTCGCCACCGGCGGCGCGGGCAAGATCTTCAAGACCACGTCGAACGCGCACACCCTCACCGGTGACGGCCTCGGCATCATCTTCCGCAAGGGCCTGCCGCTGGAGGACATGGAGTTCTTCCAGTTCCACCCGACAGGTCTCGCCGGGCTCGGCATCCTCATCTCCGAGGCCGTTCGCGGTGAAGGCGGCATCCTCCGCAACGCCGACGGCGAGCGGTTCATGGAGCGCTACGCCCCCACCATCAAGGACCTCGCGCCGCGCGACATCGTCGCCCGGTCGATGGTGCAGGAAGTGCTGCAGGGCCGCGGTTGCGGGCCGAACAAGGACTACGTCGTCCTCGACGTCACGCACATCCCGGAAGAGACGCTGAACGCGAAACTCCCGGACATCATGGAATTCTCGCGGACGTACCTGGGCGTCGACCCGGTCACCGAGCCGGTGCCGGTGTTCCCGACCTGTCACTACGTGATGGGCGGCATCCCGACGAACATCCACGGCGAAGCGTTGCGGGACAACGAAAACGTCATCCCCGGCCTGTACGCCGCGGGTGAGGTGGCGTGCGTGTCCGTGCACGGCTCGAACCGGCTCGGCACCAACTCGTTGCTGGACATCAACGTCTTCGGCCGTCGCGCCGGCATCGCCGCCGCCGAATACGCGCTGGCGCACGACTTCGTCGAACTGCCGGAGAACCCGACCACCGTCGTCGAGAACCAGCTGTCGCTGCTGCTTTCGGAGCACGGTGACGAGCGCGTCGCCGACATCCGCACCGAACTGCAGAAGACGATGGACTCGCACGCTTCGGTGTACCGCACGGAGGACACGCTGAAGCAGGCGCTGACCGACGTGCAGGCGCTGAAGGAGCGGTACGAGCGGATCACCGTGTCGGACAAGGGGAAGCGGTACAACACCGACGTCCTCGAAGCCGTCGAGCTGGGCTTCCTGCTCGAACTCGCCGAGGTCCTCGTCGTCGGCGCCCTGGCGCGCAAGGAATCCCGCGGCGGGCACGCACGCGAGGACTACCCGAACCGCGACGACACGAACTTCATGCGGCACACCATGGCCTACAAGGAGGGCGACGGTCTTTCCGCCGATGTCCGCCTGGACTACAAGCCGGTGACCTTCACCCGCTACGAACCGATGGAGCGGAAGTACTGA
- a CDS encoding succinate dehydrogenase hydrophobic membrane anchor subunit, which translates to MAELALERPRAPKRAAARRSNFELYSWLFMRISGLALIVLVLGHLFIMNILDGGVHRINWGFVAGRWASPFWQFWDLSMLWLAEIHGGNGLRTIIDDYARKDSTRFWLKIVLYVSMVLILAVGTMVIFTFDPGISAN; encoded by the coding sequence ATGGCTGAACTCGCTCTCGAGCGCCCGCGCGCCCCGAAGCGCGCCGCCGCCCGTCGCAGCAACTTCGAGCTCTACAGCTGGCTCTTCATGCGCATCTCGGGCCTCGCCCTGATCGTGCTGGTGCTGGGCCACCTGTTCATCATGAACATCCTCGACGGCGGCGTGCACCGCATCAACTGGGGCTTCGTCGCCGGCCGCTGGGCTTCGCCGTTCTGGCAGTTCTGGGACCTGTCGATGCTGTGGCTCGCCGAGATCCACGGCGGCAACGGGCTGCGCACGATCATCGACGACTACGCCCGCAAGGACAGCACCCGGTTCTGGCTGAAGATCGTGCTCTACGTCTCGATGGTGCTCATCCTCGCCGTCGGCACGATGGTGATCTTCACCTTCGACCCAGGTATCTCGGCCAACTGA
- the sdhC gene encoding succinate dehydrogenase, cytochrome b556 subunit — MSTTASTASEAAASDRAGASRRQGTFYRGDPGMWSWVLHRITGVLTFFFLFVHVLDTALVRVSPDTYNEVIETYKTPLVNLLEVGLVGAVLFHALNGIRVMLVDFWEKGPKFQKPMLWTILAIWVVVMIPGAFFMMKRTVETLFGGN, encoded by the coding sequence ATGTCCACCACGGCTAGCACCGCCTCTGAGGCGGCCGCGAGCGATCGGGCGGGTGCCTCACGCCGGCAAGGGACTTTCTACCGGGGAGACCCCGGTATGTGGTCCTGGGTGCTGCACCGCATCACCGGCGTGCTGACATTCTTCTTCCTTTTCGTGCACGTGCTCGACACCGCGCTCGTGCGCGTGTCGCCCGACACGTACAACGAGGTCATCGAGACCTACAAGACCCCGCTGGTCAACCTCCTCGAGGTCGGCCTCGTCGGCGCGGTGCTGTTCCACGCGCTCAACGGCATCCGGGTCATGCTGGTCGACTTCTGGGAGAAGGGTCCCAAGTTCCAGAAGCCGATGCTCTGGACGATCCTGGCCATCTGGGTCGTGGTGATGATTCCGGGCGCCTTCTTCATGATGAAGCGCACCGTCGAGACGCTGTTCGGGGGTAACTGA